The Microcystis aeruginosa NIES-843 sequence CCCCCGTTATTTAACCGACAATTTTTTATCATATCACAAATAATTTAATTGGCAAGAGTATTTTCAGCAAATTATTTTAGCCCGCCAATTCGATCGCCGCAAAGGGGGAAAGAGGGGGTAAAATAATCAGCAGGTGAATTGCCGTTCACCGACAGCTATTGAGAAAAATCAATCCTTATGCAATCAATTCTGACGCAAGAAACCATTATCATCGCCCTGATCTACCTATCTCTCAGTGTTTTGTATTTGCTCGTCATTCCCGCCGTTATCTACTACTACCTCAATACGCGCTGGTATGTGGCTTCTTCTTGGGAAAGAGGGTTTATGTACTTTCTGATGAGCTTTTTCTTCCCTGGGATGCTGTTGTTAAGTCCTTTCCTTAACTTCCGTCCCCAACGTCGTACCCTCAAAGCTTAAGTTATCAACCAAAAAAACCCATGAGACGCATTGATGTCATCGGGATCGGTATAGGGATGTTTGCTGTGGGCGGCATCCTCTACATTATCCTACAAA is a genomic window containing:
- the ndhL gene encoding NAD(P)H-quinone oxidoreductase subunit L, translating into MQSILTQETIIIALIYLSLSVLYLLVIPAVIYYYLNTRWYVASSWERGFMYFLMSFFFPGMLLLSPFLNFRPQRRTLKA